From a single Deltaproteobacteria bacterium genomic region:
- a CDS encoding glycosyltransferase: MARRALTSPFVVCLVATRERDVLLQRALATVALQTRLPDALIVVDDADGGPTAATTEAVRALDLSAGVERILLGHRRTRGAAGAWNAGLDEAARRFGPPESVIVAILDDDDEWSPDHLERCIGAIGPDVDVVAPDIVRHDARHPEGRLQRAPDELSVDVALVGNPHIQGSNLVARLSTLLESGLFDEHLPSTTDRDLVIRLADIGARYRRVDAATVHHDAAIDRPRLSLPASDAKRTGLARFLWKYGRRMTASQREAFGNRARELFGVDVASSNPGPAVAETSPPTSKEAEFGSRVTLVAGVVADGDAAGVARVEPLLRDLLSLHAEEGLGGLDVVLLENGDGSGTLGELVDRMNSSGLRCHHVTVARQREDALAGAFGPEFVRRDGRLAIAESRTLLQRYVRWLMRPGAIAWILDDDKRLDALVLKGGRELIRERLPVIQRIRSLEQTGASAVLGVDTGAAPLPAVATLRVQLVDLLSNLTAMQAMEPQKAWLSPAQENAKTARDAPDYYYDLARSQTAHLETPFWFDAGKTPVSVREAMLSLCTRAPRVLAGEQVFRPLFVEQDQSLTTRASIIRGGNTLVFDPDALVDVPQFVPAPDGRPSRRSDIVWALLNTYVRARPTVQAPFAVFHDRSDLGEDALNLSRIVDDIRGYALYSALADVFEDRQRRGLDVLALDSAGERLVAERHGKYLQERAAALSLAVHRSRGVAKAILRLIREPGSWWSTDLEVKSALCGLEELANKVELFLHLERVAELETQLAATEPVLASTYLGKLREVLATAMGDRDRPPPAWLQEERTRVARAQVQRLAQTKGQLRPLGAGAEGVVFTDGATVFKYFDHWSARGASERRAFLHSLVGKWRGTSGLYELTGLIEDGPHSVLVYPYEPSEPYTGGHGPGLVRLLREFRANGIACRNLHPKNLRVVGDNVRLVDYGADLRPLDDVEWRHMIRRAFLCWRWAHRSDLESLMKRALSEDIEELDGWERMQRAVVPTDAKEDLDQLILRIVHEARPGAVLDFGCGAGSLVRRLATDGVVALGYDVASNRRWAEQGGTLTTDRNLALSRAPFDLVVCSLVLCSLNDVEYREVIREVRAALRVEGTAVIAVCNPFHVLGGDTALQERHVEPGSDQDTAFTWTKQTRATGRTRADVHRPFHVLRRDLLRAGLLTQSLNETECVDEERFEPASDFLVLTARAIAPGPRVSLLIRASAMDWRTVEHQVRHIVDQFETPHAFFERIVVLDSRRSDFPRQHDEPDHAAARAAIERLVANGTIDQLVEAPTGGSPVAALHERWYGLSACEPHTVAGYPSAASLVGFEACSGDYILHLDADVLVGRNGTGDEPLRELAEALEADPVAVSAAVSIASLHPGPFTQGGEEGAWRVEARATLLHRSRLLGSRPWPNRLRGAQVELTWHRALDERIRGGDLSSLRRGRTPTFFIHPPNELKVDRDRLHLIGERIASGVMPAEQLGHVELVPDLHAWFTPKRTEPVVIVACGRNVPAGRVLRWRESLAAQTDTSWGVVVVEDGGKRASQEFVRHALSGWSSRATLLTPPHRRGGLANMVAVLGHIASEPETIVIQVDLDDALLGKNVLARVVDEFRCGADLVVGGMRRTDKFGAPPPVFDNARQRRGGGVWQHLHAFRRQLFDRVPDEALRLDGEYVDLAWDWPLMLGLVEAAESPRYIDSPCYLHEPSGPGKTGVERTAREAIINRIVRQPAVHANSARSQR, encoded by the coding sequence ATGGCTCGACGCGCCCTCACATCGCCTTTCGTCGTCTGTCTCGTCGCCACCCGCGAACGCGACGTGCTCCTACAACGAGCGCTCGCTACCGTCGCACTGCAAACGCGCCTGCCAGACGCATTGATCGTCGTGGACGACGCGGACGGAGGTCCGACAGCGGCGACGACCGAAGCCGTACGGGCACTGGACCTATCGGCCGGCGTGGAGCGAATTCTCCTGGGTCACCGGCGCACACGAGGTGCAGCGGGCGCATGGAACGCGGGGCTCGACGAGGCTGCTCGTCGATTCGGGCCGCCCGAGAGCGTGATCGTCGCCATCCTCGACGACGACGATGAGTGGAGTCCCGATCATCTTGAGCGCTGCATTGGTGCGATTGGTCCCGATGTCGATGTCGTCGCGCCGGATATCGTGCGGCATGACGCGAGGCACCCGGAAGGGCGGCTACAGCGTGCGCCGGACGAGCTCTCCGTGGACGTGGCGCTCGTGGGTAACCCTCACATCCAGGGCTCAAACCTCGTCGCACGGCTCTCGACGCTGCTCGAATCGGGACTCTTCGATGAGCATCTGCCGAGCACGACAGACCGCGACCTCGTGATCCGCCTCGCCGACATTGGGGCGCGCTACCGACGGGTCGATGCAGCGACCGTTCACCACGATGCCGCCATTGACCGTCCGCGGCTCTCTCTTCCCGCGAGCGACGCCAAGCGAACGGGGCTGGCGAGGTTTCTTTGGAAGTACGGAAGGCGAATGACTGCGTCACAGCGGGAGGCCTTCGGCAACCGTGCGCGGGAACTCTTTGGAGTCGATGTCGCGTCGAGCAATCCGGGGCCGGCGGTTGCCGAGACGTCGCCTCCAACTTCAAAGGAAGCCGAGTTCGGATCTCGCGTGACGCTCGTTGCCGGCGTTGTTGCAGATGGCGACGCCGCTGGCGTGGCGCGGGTCGAACCTCTTCTGCGAGACCTCCTGTCTCTGCATGCCGAGGAGGGACTCGGGGGCCTGGACGTGGTCCTTCTGGAGAACGGAGACGGCAGCGGCACTCTGGGCGAGCTCGTGGACCGCATGAACTCTTCTGGCCTGCGATGTCACCACGTCACCGTGGCTCGGCAACGGGAAGATGCGCTTGCCGGCGCATTCGGGCCGGAGTTCGTCCGTCGCGACGGGCGCCTTGCGATTGCGGAGTCGAGGACGCTCCTTCAGCGCTACGTCCGGTGGCTGATGCGGCCTGGCGCGATCGCCTGGATCCTCGACGACGACAAGCGACTCGATGCGCTTGTGCTCAAAGGGGGGCGAGAACTGATTCGTGAGCGATTGCCAGTCATCCAGCGCATCCGGAGCCTTGAGCAAACGGGTGCTTCTGCCGTCCTTGGCGTCGATACTGGTGCTGCACCCCTGCCGGCCGTTGCCACGCTGCGCGTACAGCTCGTCGACCTTCTTTCGAACCTCACAGCGATGCAAGCAATGGAGCCGCAGAAGGCGTGGCTCTCGCCGGCTCAGGAGAACGCGAAAACCGCACGAGACGCGCCCGACTACTACTATGACCTCGCGCGGAGCCAAACAGCGCACCTCGAGACGCCGTTCTGGTTCGACGCGGGCAAAACCCCAGTCTCCGTTCGCGAAGCGATGTTGTCCTTGTGCACCCGAGCGCCCCGCGTGCTGGCCGGCGAGCAGGTCTTCCGCCCGCTATTCGTCGAACAGGACCAATCGCTCACAACACGCGCATCCATCATTCGAGGTGGCAACACGCTGGTGTTCGACCCAGATGCACTGGTCGACGTGCCGCAGTTCGTGCCAGCGCCCGACGGTCGCCCATCCCGACGGTCGGACATCGTCTGGGCGCTCCTCAATACCTACGTCCGAGCGCGTCCCACTGTTCAAGCTCCGTTTGCGGTGTTCCACGACAGGAGCGACCTTGGTGAGGATGCCCTCAACCTCAGCAGAATCGTCGACGACATCCGCGGTTATGCTCTCTATTCCGCGCTCGCGGACGTATTCGAGGACAGGCAGAGACGTGGGTTGGACGTCCTCGCCCTCGACAGCGCCGGCGAACGCCTGGTTGCCGAGCGCCACGGGAAATACCTGCAGGAGCGCGCTGCGGCGCTGAGCCTCGCCGTTCATCGCTCTCGTGGCGTTGCGAAGGCCATCCTGCGCCTCATCCGCGAACCCGGGTCGTGGTGGTCGACGGATCTCGAGGTCAAGAGTGCGCTGTGCGGTCTGGAAGAGCTTGCGAACAAGGTCGAGCTCTTCCTCCATCTGGAGCGAGTTGCGGAGTTGGAGACCCAGCTTGCAGCCACAGAGCCCGTACTTGCTTCGACGTACCTCGGCAAGCTTCGCGAGGTCCTAGCAACGGCCATGGGAGACCGCGACAGGCCACCGCCCGCGTGGCTCCAGGAAGAACGGACGCGGGTCGCGCGTGCCCAGGTTCAGCGGTTGGCGCAGACGAAAGGTCAGCTCCGGCCTCTTGGGGCGGGCGCTGAGGGCGTCGTCTTCACAGACGGCGCGACGGTGTTCAAGTACTTCGACCACTGGAGTGCGCGAGGTGCAAGCGAGCGACGCGCCTTCCTCCATTCCCTCGTTGGCAAATGGCGGGGCACCTCGGGGCTATACGAATTGACCGGCCTCATCGAGGACGGCCCGCACTCGGTTCTCGTGTACCCGTACGAGCCAAGTGAGCCGTACACGGGCGGCCATGGCCCTGGACTCGTCAGACTCCTGCGCGAGTTTCGCGCGAACGGGATCGCCTGCCGCAATCTGCATCCGAAGAACCTGCGTGTTGTCGGCGACAACGTTCGCCTCGTGGACTACGGCGCTGACCTCCGGCCTCTCGATGACGTTGAATGGCGTCACATGATTCGCCGCGCTTTCCTCTGCTGGAGGTGGGCTCATCGCTCCGATCTTGAGTCGCTCATGAAGCGAGCCCTGAGCGAAGACATCGAAGAGCTTGACGGTTGGGAGCGGATGCAGCGCGCAGTCGTGCCCACGGACGCGAAGGAGGATCTCGACCAACTCATCCTCCGCATCGTCCACGAGGCGCGACCGGGTGCCGTACTCGACTTTGGTTGTGGAGCAGGGTCATTGGTGCGCCGATTGGCGACAGATGGAGTCGTCGCGCTGGGGTACGACGTGGCGTCGAACCGGCGCTGGGCGGAGCAGGGTGGCACGCTAACGACCGACCGCAACCTTGCGCTCTCCCGCGCCCCATTCGATCTCGTCGTCTGCTCCCTGGTTCTGTGCTCGCTCAATGACGTGGAATATCGCGAGGTCATTCGCGAGGTCAGAGCGGCGCTTCGGGTCGAAGGAACGGCCGTCATTGCGGTGTGCAATCCGTTTCATGTCCTGGGGGGCGATACCGCGCTTCAAGAGCGCCACGTGGAACCTGGCAGCGATCAGGACACCGCTTTCACCTGGACCAAGCAGACTCGAGCGACTGGCCGGACGAGGGCCGACGTTCACCGGCCATTCCACGTGCTGAGACGAGACCTGCTCCGCGCCGGACTCCTGACCCAATCGCTGAACGAGACGGAGTGCGTCGACGAGGAGCGATTCGAGCCGGCGTCGGACTTCCTTGTGCTCACAGCGCGCGCCATTGCGCCGGGTCCACGGGTGTCGTTGCTCATCCGCGCGTCGGCGATGGACTGGCGAACGGTCGAGCACCAGGTGCGCCACATCGTCGACCAGTTCGAGACGCCTCATGCGTTCTTCGAGCGAATCGTCGTCCTCGACTCACGGCGCTCGGACTTCCCTCGCCAGCACGACGAGCCTGACCACGCGGCCGCTCGCGCCGCGATTGAACGCCTCGTGGCCAATGGGACGATCGACCAGCTCGTCGAGGCTCCGACAGGTGGGTCGCCGGTGGCTGCTCTTCACGAGCGGTGGTACGGATTGAGTGCTTGTGAGCCTCACACCGTAGCTGGCTACCCTAGCGCTGCTAGCCTCGTTGGCTTCGAGGCTTGCTCCGGCGACTACATCCTCCACCTGGACGCGGATGTTCTCGTCGGGCGCAATGGAACTGGTGACGAGCCTCTGCGTGAGCTTGCTGAGGCGCTCGAGGCCGATCCGGTTGCCGTCTCGGCCGCGGTGAGCATTGCTTCACTCCACCCCGGTCCCTTCACGCAGGGCGGAGAAGAAGGGGCGTGGCGCGTCGAGGCCCGTGCGACTCTTCTGCACCGAAGCCGCCTACTTGGCAGTCGGCCATGGCCGAATCGGCTTCGAGGCGCGCAGGTTGAGCTCACGTGGCACCGAGCGTTGGACGAACGCATCCGAGGCGGAGACCTGTCGTCCCTGCGGCGTGGAAGAACGCCCACGTTCTTCATCCACCCCCCGAATGAGCTCAAAGTCGACCGCGACCGCCTTCACCTCATCGGCGAACGCATTGCTTCCGGCGTCATGCCTGCGGAACAGCTTGGTCACGTGGAGCTCGTCCCGGACTTGCACGCTTGGTTCACGCCGAAGCGCACAGAGCCTGTCGTCATCGTCGCTTGTGGTCGAAACGTGCCTGCGGGTCGGGTGCTGCGCTGGCGCGAGTCACTCGCTGCGCAAACCGACACAAGCTGGGGCGTGGTCGTTGTTGAGGATGGAGGCAAGCGGGCGAGCCAGGAGTTCGTTCGGCACGCGCTGAGCGGCTGGTCGTCCCGTGCCACTTTGCTGACTCCGCCTCACCGTCGTGGCGGACTCGCGAACATGGTTGCGGTTCTCGGACACATCGCGAGCGAGCCGGAGACCATCGTCATCCAGGTTGATCTGGACGACGCCCTTCTTGGGAAGAACGTTCTTGCACGCGTCGTCGATGAGTTCCGCTGCGGCGCCGACCTTGTCGTGGGTGGCATGCGTCGCACGGACAAGTTCGGCGCCCCTCCGCCTGTGTTCGACAACGCTCGCCAACGGCGCGGCGGGGGCGTCTGGCAGCACCTCCATGCGTTCCGACGGCAGCTCTTTGATCGCGTGCCTGATGAGGCGCTGCGTCTCGATGGCGAGTACGTCGACCTTGCTTGGGACTGGCCCTTAATGCTGGGACTTGTCGAGGCGGCAGAGTCGCCGCGGTACATCGACTCCCCCTGTTATCTGCATGAGCCGTCGGGACCTGGAAAGACGGGTGTCGAGCGAACCGCCCGCGAGGCGATCATCAACCGAATCGTCAGGCAACCGGCGGTTCACGCGAACAGCGCCCGCTCTCAGCGTTGA
- a CDS encoding DUF4185 domain-containing protein, with product MRTRLALAVLVLAACSRGPAGKVAKVEELGALQQSPLIVGRDGAETARVWGQEVWAFGDTFLSVPNAQGFNFVSNTFSISATAVIDGGLALADRLDDAGAPLSLFQPTSDELAVDLAHQQLPDGGCLETPCGQRWATWPGAIVFDADAGTALAFYGLVTAAPGDFNFQGVGQSMAMWSSFDALPTRPAFNVCADQPMALFCQDEPSFGSAAVEQDGFIFAFGCNKRGFNWPCKLARVPFAQAQQRSAWQFWNGSDWSSKLGDAAEVFDGASILNVSFNAHLGQWLVVYSAPLSNDVKYRTAPKLTGEWSGEATLFTTDRQDAGGTSYDALLHSELSEDDGRILYVTFSRPTPGWFNSEFALVRITLE from the coding sequence ATGCGCACCCGCCTGGCGCTGGCTGTTCTGGTGCTCGCCGCGTGCAGCCGCGGACCGGCGGGCAAGGTCGCGAAGGTGGAGGAGCTGGGCGCGCTGCAGCAGTCGCCGCTCATCGTTGGCCGCGACGGCGCCGAGACCGCGCGGGTCTGGGGCCAGGAAGTCTGGGCGTTCGGCGACACGTTCCTGAGCGTGCCCAACGCCCAGGGCTTCAACTTCGTATCGAACACGTTCTCCATCAGCGCGACGGCCGTCATCGACGGCGGGCTGGCGCTCGCGGATCGCCTCGACGACGCCGGCGCGCCGCTCAGCCTCTTCCAACCCACGTCCGACGAGCTCGCCGTCGACCTCGCCCACCAGCAGCTCCCCGACGGCGGCTGCCTGGAGACGCCTTGCGGCCAGCGCTGGGCCACCTGGCCCGGCGCCATCGTCTTCGACGCCGATGCGGGCACGGCGCTCGCGTTCTACGGCCTCGTCACCGCCGCGCCCGGCGACTTCAACTTCCAGGGCGTGGGCCAGTCGATGGCGATGTGGTCGAGCTTCGACGCGCTGCCCACGCGCCCGGCGTTCAACGTCTGCGCGGATCAGCCGATGGCGCTCTTCTGCCAGGACGAGCCGAGCTTCGGCAGCGCCGCCGTGGAGCAGGATGGATTCATCTTCGCCTTCGGCTGCAACAAGCGCGGATTCAATTGGCCGTGCAAGCTGGCGCGCGTCCCTTTTGCGCAGGCGCAGCAGCGCTCGGCGTGGCAGTTCTGGAACGGCAGCGACTGGTCGTCGAAGCTCGGCGACGCCGCCGAGGTCTTCGACGGCGCCTCGATCCTCAACGTCTCCTTCAACGCACACCTGGGCCAGTGGCTCGTCGTGTACTCGGCGCCGCTCTCGAACGACGTGAAGTACCGCACCGCGCCCAAGCTCACCGGCGAGTGGTCGGGCGAGGCCACGCTCTTCACGACCGATCGCCAGGACGCCGGCGGAACGAGCTACGACGCCCTTCTCCACTCCGAGCTCTCGGAGGACGACGGGCGCATCCTCTACGTCACGTTCTCGCGGCCCACGCCGGGCTGGTTCAACTCGGAGTTCGCGCTGGTGCGCATCACTCTCGAATAG
- a CDS encoding tandem-95 repeat protein, translated as MNRSLALALTAALLAACGGGSNTSSGSSGSTAGTNAGTTGHSSTSGSGSGGTSSTTGTNHAPLPQDDAATTVTGQAVTIPVLENDTDPDGDTLSIASVSTPLHGNAVVAGPAIIYTPNAGFVGEEDFHYTVSDGRGGTASAIVTVTVDAPPSAHDDTATTAIGVAVTINVLANDTDPDNDPLTVSAAGPATHGQVITNGTTVTYTPDNGFSGTDSFPYSITDGRGGHSSANVTVTVGAPVQLVDDDAGTSQNAAIDIDVLANDSAPSGNTLSLQTVSSALHGLTAIASGEVHYIPNNGFAGDDSFIYSAGDGLSSASAHVHVSVFGPPVAVDDAASTTDGASVLIDVLANDTHPNNLALTVSAVGTPSHGTTTISGNKVLYTPTLGYLGIDSFSYTAQDPRSLTATANVSVLVRAAANGAQLVSGGNHSCVIRPDHTLWCWGDPGQGELGIGNSNVRFQATPVQVGGSTDWQDISAGNSATCGIRGTSDGGTLFCWGEGSQGQLGTGQESSTQSPTQVGTNTNWRQVAMDDEHACGVQTDGTLWCWGNNDNDELGNVSGVGTFGNADSPTQSGSDTDWVQVAVGENHSCAVKTSGALYCWGRELDGQLGVPNPNFNLSTPDPQHVGPPDDWAEVAAAGYCTCGLRLDASLYCWGDSCGGDAPSQVSGGPWVGVQMDGYKPQICAVKADRSLWCWGDNGFGELGAASPPSSTSPVRVGADNDWVTGAPGDSHTCAMQADAGVQCWGRRQYGQLGDGVAPVANSPEAVGPSSGWTAVVAASNATTCGTHAGDLWCWGAPGLLANGNSSFNAPPVQTPTLSESGVPIVRFSSGTSHILALEDGGLLDAWGDGSDGQLGDGTTNSETTPTRTISNITFREVSAGFYNSTGVTSTGALLAWGREIPVDAGAGVYDIPTPTPVDNNTYLSASIGEYGLIAVRSPGTLWSFTYSSPTGTQDGTDANWANIRGDPYTALGLKTDGSLYQVVNGSAPTRVGTASNWIAYDVTGSHQCGIRGSNGQGALYCWGDNTYGELGDGTNTSQSVPEQIGSFTDWVAVSVGSDFFEGSHTCGIRAGGLLYCWGSNSSGEVGDGNAWTTAPQQVLLP; from the coding sequence ATGAACCGCTCGCTCGCGCTGGCGCTCACGGCCGCTCTGCTCGCGGCCTGTGGCGGTGGCAGCAACACGTCGTCCGGGAGCTCCGGGAGCACGGCGGGCACCAACGCCGGCACCACGGGCCACAGCAGCACGAGCGGCTCGGGCAGCGGCGGGACGTCGTCGACCACGGGCACCAACCACGCGCCCCTGCCGCAGGACGACGCGGCCACCACCGTCACCGGCCAGGCGGTGACCATCCCCGTGCTCGAGAACGACACCGACCCGGACGGCGACACGCTCAGCATCGCCTCGGTGAGCACGCCCCTGCACGGCAACGCGGTCGTGGCGGGCCCGGCGATCATCTACACGCCGAACGCGGGCTTCGTGGGCGAGGAGGACTTCCACTACACGGTGAGCGACGGCCGCGGCGGCACGGCCAGCGCCATCGTCACCGTCACCGTGGACGCGCCGCCCAGCGCGCACGACGACACCGCGACCACGGCGATTGGCGTGGCGGTCACCATCAACGTGCTCGCCAACGACACCGACCCGGACAACGACCCGCTCACCGTGAGCGCCGCCGGCCCGGCCACGCACGGCCAGGTGATCACCAACGGCACCACGGTCACCTACACGCCGGACAACGGCTTCTCGGGCACCGACAGCTTCCCCTACTCCATCACCGACGGCCGCGGCGGCCACTCCAGCGCCAACGTGACCGTCACCGTGGGCGCGCCGGTGCAGCTCGTCGACGACGACGCGGGCACCAGCCAGAACGCGGCCATCGACATCGACGTGCTCGCCAACGACTCCGCGCCCAGCGGCAACACCCTCAGCCTGCAGACGGTGTCTTCGGCGCTGCACGGCCTGACGGCGATCGCCTCGGGCGAGGTGCACTACATCCCGAACAATGGCTTCGCCGGCGACGACTCGTTCATCTACTCGGCCGGCGACGGCCTCTCGAGCGCCTCCGCGCACGTGCACGTGAGCGTCTTCGGCCCGCCGGTCGCGGTGGACGACGCGGCCAGCACCACCGACGGCGCCAGCGTGCTCATCGACGTGCTCGCCAACGACACCCACCCCAACAACCTCGCCCTCACCGTGAGCGCCGTGGGCACGCCTTCGCACGGCACCACGACCATCTCCGGCAACAAGGTCCTCTACACGCCGACGCTGGGCTACTTGGGGATCGACAGCTTCAGCTACACCGCGCAGGACCCGCGCTCCCTCACCGCCACCGCCAACGTGAGCGTGCTGGTGCGCGCGGCCGCCAACGGCGCGCAGCTGGTGAGCGGCGGCAACCACAGCTGCGTCATCCGCCCAGACCACACGCTCTGGTGCTGGGGAGACCCGGGCCAGGGCGAGCTCGGCATCGGCAACAGCAACGTGCGCTTCCAGGCGACGCCGGTTCAAGTCGGCGGCAGCACCGACTGGCAGGACATCAGCGCCGGCAACAGCGCCACCTGCGGCATCCGCGGCACCAGCGACGGCGGCACGCTCTTCTGCTGGGGCGAGGGCAGCCAGGGCCAGCTCGGCACGGGCCAGGAGAGCAGCACCCAGTCGCCGACCCAGGTGGGCACGAACACCAACTGGCGCCAGGTGGCCATGGACGACGAGCACGCCTGCGGCGTCCAGACCGACGGCACCCTCTGGTGCTGGGGCAACAACGACAACGACGAGCTCGGCAACGTGAGCGGCGTGGGCACCTTCGGAAACGCCGACTCGCCCACGCAGAGCGGCAGCGACACCGACTGGGTCCAGGTGGCCGTGGGCGAGAACCACAGCTGCGCCGTCAAGACCTCGGGAGCGCTTTACTGCTGGGGCCGCGAGCTCGACGGCCAGCTCGGCGTGCCCAACCCCAACTTCAACCTCTCCACCCCGGACCCGCAGCACGTGGGCCCGCCCGACGACTGGGCCGAGGTCGCTGCGGCGGGCTACTGCACCTGCGGCCTCAGGCTCGACGCGTCGCTCTACTGCTGGGGCGACAGCTGCGGCGGCGACGCGCCCTCGCAGGTCTCCGGCGGCCCGTGGGTGGGCGTGCAGATGGACGGCTACAAGCCGCAGATCTGCGCGGTGAAGGCCGATCGCTCGCTCTGGTGCTGGGGCGACAACGGCTTCGGTGAGCTCGGCGCGGCGTCGCCGCCGTCGTCGACCAGCCCCGTGCGCGTGGGCGCGGACAACGACTGGGTCACCGGCGCGCCCGGCGACTCGCACACCTGCGCCATGCAGGCCGACGCGGGCGTGCAGTGCTGGGGCCGTCGACAGTACGGCCAGCTCGGCGACGGCGTGGCCCCGGTGGCCAACTCGCCCGAGGCGGTGGGCCCGAGCAGCGGCTGGACGGCCGTCGTCGCCGCGAGCAACGCCACCACCTGCGGCACGCACGCGGGCGACCTCTGGTGCTGGGGCGCGCCGGGCCTGCTCGCGAACGGCAACTCATCGTTCAACGCACCGCCGGTGCAGACGCCCACGCTCAGCGAGTCGGGCGTGCCCATCGTGCGCTTCAGCTCGGGCACCTCGCACATCCTCGCGCTCGAGGACGGCGGCCTGCTCGACGCCTGGGGCGACGGGTCGGACGGCCAGCTCGGCGACGGCACCACCAACAGCGAGACCACGCCCACGCGGACCATCTCCAACATCACCTTCCGCGAGGTGTCGGCGGGGTTCTACAACTCGACCGGCGTGACCAGCACCGGCGCGCTGCTCGCGTGGGGCCGGGAGATTCCCGTGGACGCGGGCGCGGGCGTCTATGACATCCCCACGCCCACCCCCGTGGACAACAACACCTACCTCTCCGCCAGCATCGGCGAGTACGGCCTCATCGCGGTGCGCAGCCCGGGCACCCTCTGGTCGTTCACGTACAGCAGCCCCACCGGAACCCAGGACGGCACCGACGCCAACTGGGCCAACATCCGCGGCGACCCGTACACCGCGCTCGGCCTCAAGACCGACGGCAGCCTCTACCAGGTCGTGAACGGCAGCGCGCCCACGCGGGTGGGCACCGCGAGCAACTGGATCGCCTACGACGTCACCGGCTCTCACCAGTGCGGCATCCGCGGCTCGAACGGTCAGGGCGCGCTCTACTGCTGGGGCGACAACACCTACGGCGAGCTCGGCGACGGCACGAACACGTCGCAGTCGGTGCCCGAGCAGATCGGCAGCTTCACCGACTGGGTCGCGGTCTCCGTGGGCTCGGACTTCTTCGAGGGCTCGCACACCTGCGGCATCCGAGCGGGCGGCTTGCTCTACTGCTGGGGCTCCAACAGCAGCGGTGAGGTCGGTGACGGGAATGCGTGGACCACGGCGCCCCAACAAGTTCTCTTGCCGTAG
- a CDS encoding response regulator: protein MKQVRGVLFLDYVRMLRKSASQNLARHLQPADLDLLSQQVDLGAWYSMDVFERFGLAILAEVVGGEVDSVRLWGRSQIPQILSFFPELCADGDVRDTIIRFANLMGSLFDYPAVTVEDVSDEHATIGVAYGMGSKAEEAASWQTFGFFEALVEQAGGEHVHGKFTRMSWKDSKTPTRLDLEWRRPGAPAAKAKRLPRLLLVDDEHLVREGLERLLAPVAEVTAVESATAAIAALESRSFDLVMSDHALGGGPNGLDLLRQVAERWPKCARVLHTSAPPDEAMTALARGVLHSVAEKPITAAELRSLLAELFKS from the coding sequence ATGAAGCAAGTCCGCGGCGTCCTCTTCCTCGACTACGTGCGCATGCTGCGCAAGAGCGCCTCGCAGAACCTCGCGCGCCACCTGCAGCCCGCCGACCTCGACCTCCTCAGCCAGCAGGTGGACCTCGGCGCCTGGTACTCGATGGACGTGTTCGAGCGCTTCGGCCTGGCGATCCTCGCGGAGGTCGTGGGCGGCGAGGTGGACAGCGTGCGGCTCTGGGGCCGCTCGCAGATCCCGCAGATCCTCTCCTTCTTCCCCGAGCTCTGCGCCGACGGCGACGTGCGCGACACCATCATCCGCTTCGCGAACCTGATGGGCAGCTTGTTCGACTACCCGGCGGTGACCGTCGAGGACGTGAGCGACGAGCACGCCACCATCGGCGTTGCCTATGGCATGGGCAGCAAGGCCGAGGAGGCCGCGAGCTGGCAGACCTTCGGCTTCTTCGAGGCGCTGGTGGAGCAAGCCGGCGGCGAGCACGTGCACGGCAAGTTCACGCGCATGTCGTGGAAGGACAGCAAGACGCCGACGCGGCTGGACCTCGAGTGGCGGCGCCCGGGCGCGCCCGCTGCGAAGGCCAAGCGCCTGCCGCGGCTGCTCCTGGTCGACGACGAGCACCTGGTGCGCGAGGGCCTGGAGCGGCTGCTCGCACCCGTGGCGGAGGTCACCGCCGTGGAGAGCGCGACGGCGGCCATCGCCGCGCTCGAGAGCCGATCGTTCGATCTGGTGATGAGCGACCACGCGCTCGGCGGCGGCCCCAATGGGCTCGATCTGTTGCGCCAGGTGGCCGAGCGCTGGCCCAAGTGCGCGCGCGTGCTGCACACCTCCGCGCCGCCCGACGAGGCCATGACGGCGCTCGCGCGCGGCGTGCTCCACTCGGTGGCCGAGAAGCCCATCACCGCTGCGGAGCTGCGGAGCCTGCTCGCCGAGCTCTTCAAGAGCTGA